In the Blautia coccoides genome, GATGGTCATGGCATACGCATCTTTTCCCAGCTTACGGCGGATCAGCTCTGTTCCGCCCAGCATATTGCTCCACTGGTCGTCTCCGCCGAACTGCATATTACAGCCGTAATTCTTGTACAGCATGTAAAAGTCATAGCTCTGCATGATCATGTAATTAAATTCAAAGAAACTCAGTCCTTTTTCCATACGCTGTTTGTAACACTCTGCGCGCAGCATATTGTTTACAGAAAAATGGGCGCCAACTTCCCTTAACATCTCCACATAGTTGAGACCCAGAAGCCAGTCCGCATTATTTACCATAAGGGCTTTGCCCTCAGAGAAGTCAATAAAACGGCTCATCTGTTTTCTGAAACAGTCACAGTTATACTGAATGGTCTCCTCTGTCATCATCTGGCGCATATCCGTTCTCCCTGAAGGATCTCCGATCATGCCTGTGCCGCCGCCCAGTAAGGCGATTGGCTTGTTGCCTGCCATCTGCAGACGTTTCATCAGGCACAGTGCCATAAAATGTCCCACATGCAGACTGTCGGCTGTAGGGTCAAAACCGATGTAAAAGGTTGCTTTTCCATTGTTTACCAGATCACGGATTTCTTCCTCATCCGTCACCTGCGCGATCAGGCCTCTGGCTGTCAGTTCTTCATAGATTTTCATACTGTTTTCTCCTTTACTTATCTGTAAATTGTGATCGGACGAAAGCCGTATCTGTGCTTGGTGCCATCCAGCTCCAAGGACCTTTTGACCACTAAAAAAGCTCCCATCCTCTTCATAAAGGACGGGAGCTGTATCCGCTTCCGTGTTACCACCTTTTTTCGCAGCCGGTTCACACCGTCTGCCTCAGTAAGTACGGCCTTATCACAAGACGATACTCATCTGCACGATAACGTGTGCCATTCCGTCACAGCCTACTTAGCCCGCCGCTGCTGTCTGCAGCAAAAGCACTGTTCGGTGTGAAGCTCAGGGAGGTATTCATCGTCCGCTTCCTTCTGCGCCTCTCATCAACCGGCAGCTTTCTGTAGAATCCACGGGGATTACTTGTTCCCATCACAGCATTTCTGTATATGCAATCAAGTATACCCGTTAAAACTTTACTTTGTCAAGCCCTTTTTAGGATTTTTTAACACTCAGCCCGCGGTGCGCCAGGTATATTCTCCATTCTCCTTGATACCGTAAAAATCTCCGAAATTCAGATCAAATATATCCTTTTCAATGCCTGAAATGGAAATCTCGTTTTTGATGAGATACTGCCAGATACCGGCATGGGAGATATCTCCCTGAAGAAGCACGCCGACTACTTTTCCGCCACGGATTATCACACGTTTATAGTTGCTCGCGTCTTCTCTGACAATCACCACATCTGTCTCCTCCGGCACGATCACGCCTACGCAGAGGGAAACCAAGCCGAAGAAGTTAATGGTGTTTTTGACTGCATAGCGGTCTGTGTATTCCACATTTCCGCCCATCATATTCAGGGCAGCCGTTTCTCCCTGTTTCTGGGCATTGGGCCAGATACCGGAAAGTCCCGTCACATCCCCGGCCGCATAGACGTCTGCTGCACCGGTCTGCAGATGATCGTTTACTTTCATTCCCCGGTCAACGACTATACCCTCGCCTTCCAAACCTGCAGTCGCGCTTCTCACGCCTGCTGCCACGATCACCATATCACAGGACAGAGCTTCGCCGTTGTCCAGGATGACTTGGGTGATCCTGCCTTCTTTATTCATTTTTGTTTCAGCAGCTTTTCTTCCCAGATAAAAAGAAGCACCTGCCGATTCAAAACGTTTCTGATATTCCAAGGCACCTGTTTTGTCAAGCTGAATGGGCAGGATCTGATCCGCCATCTCCACAATGGACACCTTTTTCCCTATTTCCATCAGGCCATAGGCCGCATCCAGGCCCACCAGACCGGAACCGATGATGACGATCTTATCCGCATTTTCCGCCATCTTGTCAATGGCAGCCGCATCCCGCAGATGACGCAGTCCAAACACATTTCCGGCTTCCCGCAGATTTCCCACAGGAGGTATAAAACTCTCAGCGCCTGTGGCGATCAGCAGTTTATCGTAAGACACTTCCCCGCCGTCTGTCAGTTTGACTTTCTTCTCTGCCGTATCAAGGCCTGACACGGTTTTCCCTTTTATCCAGTTGATATGATTCGCCTCAAAAAAATCTTCCGGTACAAAATTCAGTTCTTCTGCTGTCCGCTCATGGCTTAAATACTTGTGCAGCATACAACGGGAATGTACCTGTTCGTCTGTGGAGATCATAGTGATCTCTGTCTCTTTATCTGCTTTCCGGATGGTCTTCGCTGCAGTAATGCCGGCAGCGCCCACGCCTAAAATCACATATCCCATGCTACACCTCCTCTATCCAGATCGCCTCTTTTGGACAGGCTTTTACACAACTGGGTTCCTCGCCTTTGTCAATGCAGAAATCACATTTGATCACTTTTAAGTGAGTCTTTTCATCCGGTTTCAAAACTCCATATGGACAGTTCATGACACACATGAAGCAGGAACCGCATTTTTTCTCGTTATACTGCACGTGGCCGGTCTTCTCATCCTTTGTGAGTGCCCCGCTCATGCAGGACATCACACACTCCGGCTGGTCGCAGTGGCGGCAGAAAATAGGTGTATAGCCGCCCTGCGGATTTTTATAAATATAATTTCTGGTTTCATTGGAAATGTCTGTCACGTCCAGGTCATAAATTGTCCCCGGAGTTTCCCGGTGCGCCTGCATGCAGGCCAGGGAGCAGCTTTTACAGCCGTCACATTTACTGGCATCTACCATTATTCTCTTCATAACCGCATCCCCCTGTATCAGATATTTAAGCCTGCACGTTTTTCCTCGATGATCTTATCCAGAATATCAGCGCTCTCTTTTGCGTCACCATTGATGATAACCTGCCCGCCTGTGAGGGATTTCATATCCTCTGTCAGCACCTTTGTCACCAGCTTGCTTCCTGTCACAAACGGCGGCAGTCCCAGGTGCAGCGGCAGTCCTAAAGCCAGACCAAAGCATCCGTCAGCCAGAGCCTGTTCTTCAAGCCACTGGGCAGCAGACAGTACCAGCGGAAGCTGAGGGATATCCACACCAATTGCCTCTGCAAGCTCTGTTGCAACGATCTCCAGACGGCCAATAGCAAGACAAGGTCCAAAATTCAGAACCGGCGGGATGTTCAGTTTTTCGCAGACAGCACGAAGCTTCGGTCCTGCATACTTGGCTGCTTCCGGTGTCATCAGTCCGCAGTTCTCAATACCTCCTGAAGAACAGCCCGCTGTCAGCACCAGAATATCTTTTGCAATCAGTTCTTTTGTCATTTCCACAGTCAGAACATCATGTCCGCCTGCTGTCAGGTTGGAACAGCCAACCACACCGGCAATACCTTTGATATCCCCTGAGACGATCAAATCGATGAGTGGTTTCCAGTTTCCGCCCAGGAATTCTTTTAAGGAGCCTTCGCTCACGCCTGTAAGCGTATTGTCATTTCCGTGTTCTGGCATAAGATTCAGCGGCACACTGCCTCTTCTCTCCTTATAAGCGGCAATGATCTCATCTATGATCTCTTCACTCTGTTTTTCTCTCTCTTCAAATACATAAGGTTTCAGCTCTGCATTGGCCTTCTTTGCCACATCATCCAGACAGATCTGTTTGATCTTCAGCTCTTCGCAGATCGGCTCAATACCCGGAAGTGTACAGTTAAACTCAGAGAGCACTGCATCAATACCACCTGTTGCCAGCACAGCCTCACTGCTGTAGTTGTTTCCGGCATGACCGTCAAACACTTCTGTGTAATGTGCTCCGCGGAGCTGCAGATCCTGTCCCACGCAGGTACATCCAACCAGCTTAAATCCTTTTGCCCCTGCTGCCTTTGCTTTCTCTACAGCTTCTTTTGAAGTCAGTCTCTCCTGCAGATCCACAAAAATAGTGTGCTGATGTCCTGTGATCATGATGTTTATATAATCTGGATCGATCACTCTGAGTCCCACAGGCGCCAGTCTCAGCTCCGGCTCACCAAGCAGAACGTCATTCAAAAGATTTGTCAGTGTCAGTCCGTAAATACCAGTAGAAATTCCAAGCTTCAGACAGTCTGTCAGCATATCCACAGGATCTGAATTCAGGTTTGTGGAACATTTCACAACCCCATGGAACACCTCACCTTTAGCGCCGCCCGGCAAAATGTCAAGCTCCTGCCACTTTTTGAATCTGGGAGCATAAGCCATCTTCTCCACCAGTTCCATCTTTTCATATTCCGGTTTATATAAATCATCCAGTACCTTCTGGGCAACGATCTGGGCGGTCTCCCACTTATCTTTTCCTTCCACGCCGAAAATCTCAGCTAATCTCTGGAGAGATTTTTCTCCTTTGATCTCGCCTTTTGCCATAGCTGTCTTTTTCACATTCAGCGCTGTATTCTCCACAATATGTATATAACATCCTGACCCGCTTGCCACAGCTCTCAGGAAATTACGAGCAACGATCACATCTGCCGTAGCACCACAGATTCCTCTCGGCGCCTTAGGTGTGATCCTGCACGGTCCGTTTGCACAAAGCCTGCAACAGACACCCTGCAGACCAAACCCGCACTTTGTACTCTGTCCTTCCACCCTGTGATGTGAAGTCTCCATAGGCAGCTCCCGGATATACCCCTCCAGTTTCTTATCCGCACTTGCACATGTGTTACATCCAAAACACTGATTCATCTTTGATATCCTCCTAAAAAATATTAAAATTTTATTATTTACCTAAATATTTCCTTGACTGTTAATATTATAACAATCTAGATAAAATTAGTCAAGTATAACCGTAAAAAATTTTTCTTTATCTTTTTATAGACTTCTTGAATCTTCTTTTCTTGTTTCTTCTGCTTACTCTTTTATATATTTTTTGATATACTTCATCTGTAATAAATCCTGGATGCCCACCATAAACCATCAAGGTACCTTAGCCTTTTAAATAACCTATAAAATCTGAAACACTTATTTTCTTACACTTAAATGCACATGGTCTATGCAAACTGCATCTGCTATAATATCAACATTTTTATCTCTACGATAATGTGTTTATTATTTCTCTGACATCTTCTTGAACCTTATCCTACAATACTTTGGAATAAAAACAATATAACATTGGCATCTCCATTTAGCATGTGATGTCCTTCTATTGTTCATATAGACCATCTCCTATGTTTTAGTATGGTTTAAGTTTGGCCTGCGACACCATTCTCAACATAACATAAAAGTTTTTCATTCAAAACCTCACCGTTCCCAACTATTCCATTCTCCCCAGCATACCTGGGGGATCAGTTTTTCATTCTATATCCATCCCGATCTAAAAAAACAGCCGGACCTGGCCGCAGGTTTCCCTGTACGGACATCTAAGAGCGGTAGAGGATCTTTCAAGATCCACACGTTAGCAAGCACTTAGTGAAGAGCCCTAAGGCGATGAACTTAGTGCGGCTTACGTGTTAGCTTGAAAGTCCTCTGCTCTCGTCCGTACAGGGAAACCTGCGGCCAGGTCCGGCGTCCGGCATTAGCCACTTCCGGTATGGCATCCCCACTTATTTTAAACTTCGTGAATCATCCCAACATTCCGTATTCCTTATCCCCAATTTTTCAGCCCGAAACACCGGTTCAACCCCCTTCTTTTTCTGCTCTTCATAATCCCTGAGCACTTTAACAGCCGTCCCCCCAAGTACCAGGATCACCAAAATGTTAAGCACCGCCATTCCTCCCATAGTAATATCCGCCACATTCCATATCACTGAGAAATCCGCCTGCGCCCCAAAAAACACTGCCAGCAGGCAGCTCACCCGAAACACAAACAAAAGTCTCTTGTCATCCTTAATAAACTTGATATTAGACTCCGCATAATAATAATTCCCCACCAAACTGGAAAACGCAAACGTAAAAATAGAAAATGTTATGAAATGGATCCCCCATGTTCCCACATTGGCGGAAATCGCCTGCTGCACAAATGGAATCCCGTCCAGCACGCCTGATTTTCCCTCCACACCGGAGAGGAGCAGCATCATAGCAGTGGCAGAACAGATCAAAAGTGTATCAATAAACACAGAGAGCACCTGAACCAGTCCCTGTTTTGCGGGATGGCTCACCGCTGCGCTGGCGGAAGCGTTGGGCGCACTTCCCATACCTGCCTCATTGGAAAAAAGTCCTCTCTTGATCCCGATCACCACGGCACTTCCGGCAAATCCTCCGAAAATTGCCCGGCCGTCAAAAGCCTCCCGGAAGATCAGCGCAAACACCTCAGGGATCCTTTCCGCATTCATCACCATGGTGGCAAGCCCCATGATCAGATATCCCCCGGCCATCACCGGCACGATCACAGATGTTATA is a window encoding:
- a CDS encoding alanine/glycine:cation symporter family protein; this translates as MLNNILTSVNDFMYTYPLLILLVGAGVYFTVRTRFVQGRLLGEAFRVLLERAEVKDGKKQVSSFQALMISTASRVGTGNIAGIATAIAAGGPGAVFWMWVMAVIGSASAFIESTLAQVYKVKDGKDFRGGPSYYMEKALGKRYLGIIFSILLIICFAYGFNGLQSFNMSSSLEYYIPGYADSIYPAVIGAVLAAATAFVIFGGVHRIGFITSVIVPVMAGGYLIMGLATMVMNAERIPEVFALIFREAFDGRAIFGGFAGSAVVIGIKRGLFSNEAGMGSAPNASASAAVSHPAKQGLVQVLSVFIDTLLICSATAMMLLLSGVEGKSGVLDGIPFVQQAISANVGTWGIHFITFSIFTFAFSSLVGNYYYAESNIKFIKDDKRLLFVFRVSCLLAVFFGAQADFSVIWNVADITMGGMAVLNILVILVLGGTAVKVLRDYEEQKKKGVEPVFRAEKLGIRNTECWDDSRSLK
- the cooS gene encoding anaerobic carbon-monoxide dehydrogenase catalytic subunit — its product is MNQCFGCNTCASADKKLEGYIRELPMETSHHRVEGQSTKCGFGLQGVCCRLCANGPCRITPKAPRGICGATADVIVARNFLRAVASGSGCYIHIVENTALNVKKTAMAKGEIKGEKSLQRLAEIFGVEGKDKWETAQIVAQKVLDDLYKPEYEKMELVEKMAYAPRFKKWQELDILPGGAKGEVFHGVVKCSTNLNSDPVDMLTDCLKLGISTGIYGLTLTNLLNDVLLGEPELRLAPVGLRVIDPDYINIMITGHQHTIFVDLQERLTSKEAVEKAKAAGAKGFKLVGCTCVGQDLQLRGAHYTEVFDGHAGNNYSSEAVLATGGIDAVLSEFNCTLPGIEPICEELKIKQICLDDVAKKANAELKPYVFEEREKQSEEIIDEIIAAYKERRGSVPLNLMPEHGNDNTLTGVSEGSLKEFLGGNWKPLIDLIVSGDIKGIAGVVGCSNLTAGGHDVLTVEMTKELIAKDILVLTAGCSSGGIENCGLMTPEAAKYAGPKLRAVCEKLNIPPVLNFGPCLAIGRLEIVATELAEAIGVDIPQLPLVLSAAQWLEEQALADGCFGLALGLPLHLGLPPFVTGSKLVTKVLTEDMKSLTGGQVIINGDAKESADILDKIIEEKRAGLNI
- a CDS encoding NAD(P)/FAD-dependent oxidoreductase; translated protein: MGYVILGVGAAGITAAKTIRKADKETEITMISTDEQVHSRCMLHKYLSHERTAEELNFVPEDFFEANHINWIKGKTVSGLDTAEKKVKLTDGGEVSYDKLLIATGAESFIPPVGNLREAGNVFGLRHLRDAAAIDKMAENADKIVIIGSGLVGLDAAYGLMEIGKKVSIVEMADQILPIQLDKTGALEYQKRFESAGASFYLGRKAAETKMNKEGRITQVILDNGEALSCDMVIVAAGVRSATAGLEGEGIVVDRGMKVNDHLQTGAADVYAAGDVTGLSGIWPNAQKQGETAALNMMGGNVEYTDRYAVKNTINFFGLVSLCVGVIVPEETDVVIVREDASNYKRVIIRGGKVVGVLLQGDISHAGIWQYLIKNEISISGIEKDIFDLNFGDFYGIKENGEYTWRTAG
- a CDS encoding 4Fe-4S dicluster domain-containing protein, translating into MKRIMVDASKCDGCKSCSLACMQAHRETPGTIYDLDVTDISNETRNYIYKNPQGGYTPIFCRHCDQPECVMSCMSGALTKDEKTGHVQYNEKKCGSCFMCVMNCPYGVLKPDEKTHLKVIKCDFCIDKGEEPSCVKACPKEAIWIEEV
- the tyrS gene encoding tyrosine--tRNA ligase, whose protein sequence is MKIYEELTARGLIAQVTDEEEIRDLVNNGKATFYIGFDPTADSLHVGHFMALCLMKRLQMAGNKPIALLGGGTGMIGDPSGRTDMRQMMTEETIQYNCDCFRKQMSRFIDFSEGKALMVNNADWLLGLNYVEMLREVGAHFSVNNMLRAECYKQRMEKGLSFFEFNYMIMQSYDFYMLYKNYGCNMQFGGDDQWSNMLGGTELIRRKLGKDAYAMTITLLLNSEGKKMGKTQSGAVWLDPNKTTPFDFYQYWRNVSDADVLKCLRMLTFLPLEQIDEMDKWEGSQLNTAKEILAYELTDLVHGEEEAKKSQEAARALFTSGNAADMPSAFIEQSDLQGGNIDLITLLHKSGLVGSRSEGRRAIEQGGVAIDGEKITDVKYVIPGEKLDGDGIVLKRGKKNFRKVTIK